In Arthrobacter sp. QXT-31, one genomic interval encodes:
- a CDS encoding aspartate ammonia-lyase, with protein MTETQTLPDAPPLSGTRSEHDLLGDRDIPASAYWGVHTLRAVENFPITGQPLSTNMHLVRGLAAVKLAAARTNLELGLLDAERAAAIEQACTDVMNGELSEQFVVDVIQGGAGTSSNMNANEVIANRALEILGHPKGDYARLHPNDHVNLSQSTNDVYPTAVKLGTIFAARELLSALAELEEAFAEKAMEFRTVVKMGRTQLQDAVPMTLGQEFGTYAVTIGEDRQRLAEADLLIHEINLGATAIGTGLNAPAGYAEAACRHLAEITGLPLVTAVDLIEATQDVGAFVHLSGVLKRVAVKLSKICNDLRLLSSGPRAGLGEINLPAVQSGSSIMPGKINPVIPEVVSQVAYEVIGNDVTITMAAEAGQLQLNAFEPVIVHSLHKSISHLEAACRTLTARCVTGITANTERLRLTVEQSIGLVTALNPHLGYATATAIAQEALATGRGVAELVLEHGLLTETQLQELLSPERLANLSK; from the coding sequence ATGACCGAAACCCAGACCCTGCCGGATGCCCCACCCCTGTCCGGCACGCGTTCCGAGCACGACCTGCTCGGTGACCGCGACATTCCCGCCAGCGCCTACTGGGGCGTGCACACCCTCCGCGCGGTGGAAAACTTCCCCATCACGGGCCAGCCGCTCTCCACTAACATGCACCTGGTCCGCGGCCTTGCCGCCGTGAAGCTCGCGGCCGCCCGGACCAACCTGGAACTCGGGCTGCTGGACGCCGAACGCGCCGCCGCCATCGAACAGGCCTGCACCGATGTGATGAACGGCGAACTCAGCGAGCAGTTCGTCGTGGACGTGATCCAGGGCGGGGCCGGAACGTCGTCGAACATGAACGCCAACGAGGTCATCGCCAACCGCGCCCTGGAAATCCTGGGCCACCCCAAGGGCGACTACGCGCGGCTGCACCCCAACGACCACGTGAACCTCAGCCAGTCCACCAACGACGTCTACCCCACAGCGGTGAAACTCGGCACGATCTTCGCCGCCCGCGAGCTGCTCTCAGCGCTGGCGGAACTCGAGGAGGCGTTCGCGGAAAAGGCCATGGAGTTCCGGACCGTGGTGAAAATGGGCCGCACCCAGCTCCAGGATGCCGTTCCCATGACCCTGGGCCAGGAATTCGGCACCTACGCCGTCACCATCGGCGAGGACCGGCAGCGGCTGGCAGAAGCGGACCTGCTCATCCACGAGATCAACCTCGGCGCCACCGCGATCGGCACCGGGCTCAATGCCCCTGCCGGCTATGCGGAGGCCGCCTGCCGCCACCTTGCCGAGATCACCGGGCTGCCGCTGGTCACCGCCGTCGACCTCATCGAGGCCACCCAGGACGTGGGCGCGTTCGTCCACCTCTCCGGCGTGCTCAAGCGCGTGGCCGTCAAGCTGTCCAAGATCTGCAACGACCTCCGCCTGCTGTCCTCCGGACCGCGCGCCGGCCTCGGCGAGATCAACCTGCCCGCCGTCCAGTCCGGCTCCTCCATCATGCCCGGCAAGATCAACCCGGTGATCCCGGAAGTGGTCAGCCAGGTGGCCTACGAGGTCATCGGCAACGACGTCACCATCACCATGGCCGCCGAGGCGGGCCAGCTCCAGCTCAACGCCTTCGAACCGGTCATCGTGCACAGCCTGCACAAGAGCATCTCGCACCTCGAGGCGGCCTGCCGCACGCTTACGGCCCGCTGCGTCACCGGCATCACCGCCAACACCGAACGGCTCCGCCTCACCGTGGAACAGTCGATCGGCCTGGTGACCGCGCTCAACCCGCACCTGGGCTACGCCACCGCCACCGCCATCGCGCAGGAAGCCCTGGCCACCGGCCGCGGCGTGGCCGAGCTGGTCCTGGAACACGGCCTGCTCACCGAAACCCAGCTGCAGGAGCTCCTGAGCCCCGAACGCCTTGCCAACCTCAGCAAGTAG
- a CDS encoding asparaginase produces MPSPAMPASPQSAAPANAAASAARLPKHEPLAFQTRNGMVESVHYGSLVATAPGGRALLSAGEPRAPFYPRSSLKPLQSVAMVRAGLDLPADLLALTAASHSGAARHLDGASRILELHGLTPAALENSTDLPYGVREREEWLRGGGRPTQLAQNCSGKHAAMAATCVINGWPVQGYLDPSHPLQQLVAETVTELTGEEPAGISTDGCGTPLFALTLAGMARAFGRLASADLPDGMFDGGAAAAESPEAAVAHSMRRHPEMVAGEGRDVTELMRLLPGALAKDGFEGIQLVGLPDGRAVAVKISDGGDRARMPVTVRALEALDVDTSALAGIATGAVLGGGRPVGLLQAADFPFLSPTDDVL; encoded by the coding sequence ATGCCCTCCCCCGCCATGCCCGCAAGCCCTCAATCGGCCGCGCCTGCAAATGCCGCAGCCTCCGCTGCACGTCTTCCGAAGCACGAGCCCCTCGCCTTCCAGACCCGGAACGGCATGGTCGAAAGCGTGCACTACGGCTCCCTGGTCGCCACCGCGCCCGGCGGCCGCGCCCTGCTCTCCGCCGGCGAACCCCGTGCCCCGTTCTACCCCCGGTCCTCCCTCAAGCCGCTGCAGTCCGTAGCCATGGTCCGCGCCGGACTGGACCTGCCCGCCGACCTGCTGGCCCTCACCGCGGCCAGCCACTCCGGTGCGGCCCGGCACCTCGACGGCGCCAGCCGCATCCTGGAACTCCACGGGCTCACCCCCGCGGCCCTCGAAAACAGCACCGACCTCCCCTACGGCGTCCGCGAACGCGAGGAGTGGCTGCGCGGCGGCGGACGGCCCACCCAGCTGGCACAGAACTGCTCCGGCAAACACGCCGCCATGGCCGCCACCTGCGTCATCAACGGCTGGCCGGTGCAGGGCTACCTCGACCCGTCCCACCCGCTGCAACAGCTCGTCGCCGAAACCGTCACGGAACTCACCGGCGAGGAGCCTGCCGGCATCAGCACCGACGGCTGCGGCACCCCCCTGTTCGCCCTGACTCTTGCGGGCATGGCCCGCGCCTTCGGCCGCCTCGCCTCCGCCGACCTGCCGGACGGAATGTTCGACGGCGGTGCAGCCGCCGCCGAAAGCCCGGAAGCCGCCGTCGCGCATTCCATGCGCCGCCACCCGGAGATGGTGGCCGGCGAGGGCCGCGACGTCACGGAGCTGATGCGCCTCCTGCCCGGCGCGCTGGCCAAGGACGGCTTCGAAGGCATCCAGCTGGTGGGCCTGCCGGACGGCCGCGCCGTCGCCGTCAAGATTTCCGACGGCGGTGACCGGGCCCGGATGCCCGTCACCGTCCGCGCGCTGGAGGCGCTCGACGTCGACACCTCCGCCCTTGCGGGCATCGCCACCGGAGCGGTCCTGGGCGGTGGCCGCCCCGTGGGCCTGCTGCAGGCCGCAGATTTTCCCTTCCTGTCCCCGACCGACGACGTTCTTTAA
- a CDS encoding FadR/GntR family transcriptional regulator, translating to MNLSDSRTAGQQPGSITFPLARLSAAEAVFNAIRGDIQSGELAVGAKLSSEAALASQYGVSRSVIREALRSCTALGLTVTKTGRGTFVVADHVANDLILGQFSARDLTEARPHIEVPAAGLAAERRTAEDLEVLRGMMASMAAETDPEAWVALDSAFHAAIARASGNKVFESVVADIRDALAHQSETLNMVADRQHASDVEHRLILDAIEAGSAADASAAMAGHLRAVGEALDSILNQ from the coding sequence GTGAACCTGTCAGACAGCCGGACAGCCGGACAGCAACCCGGATCCATCACCTTTCCGCTGGCCCGCCTCAGCGCGGCCGAAGCTGTCTTCAACGCCATCCGCGGCGATATCCAAAGCGGCGAGCTGGCCGTCGGCGCCAAGCTCAGTTCGGAAGCCGCCCTGGCCTCGCAATATGGGGTGAGCCGCTCCGTGATCCGCGAGGCGCTGCGCTCCTGCACCGCCCTGGGCCTGACGGTGACCAAGACAGGGCGGGGAACGTTCGTGGTGGCCGACCATGTGGCCAACGACCTCATCCTGGGCCAGTTTTCGGCCCGGGACCTCACCGAGGCACGTCCGCATATCGAAGTTCCCGCAGCAGGCCTCGCCGCGGAGCGCCGCACCGCCGAGGACCTGGAAGTCCTTCGCGGCATGATGGCGTCCATGGCCGCGGAGACAGATCCCGAAGCGTGGGTCGCGCTCGATTCAGCCTTCCACGCAGCCATCGCCCGCGCCAGCGGCAACAAGGTGTTCGAGAGCGTGGTGGCGGACATCCGCGACGCCCTCGCACACCAGTCCGAAACGCTTAACATGGTGGCCGACCGCCAGCACGCCTCCGACGTCGAGCACCGACTCATCCTCGACGCCATCGAAGCAGGGTCCGCGGCAGACGCAAGCGCCGCGATGGCCGGGCACCTGCGCGCCGTCGGCGAAGCGCTCGACTCCATCCTCAACCAGTAA
- a CDS encoding DEAD/DEAH box helicase family protein, with amino-acid sequence MGAVNSNFSFLVPEWPGIAQHARKAEQFARIDPRASVFYGRYTIERIVEWLYKVEPQLTHPYKDDLNALTSEPAFKNLVGGAIGSKLTIIRKAGNNAVHNTVNPTVQGAEIVLRELHHVCYWLARNYAKDGSQLPPSLAFDAGHLAPSPKAPVSQQSPEQLQKLEAELKGKDEALAKAARQNADLEQQLKELQEAVAEAKKQNQAVPDRHDYDEALTRRHLIDLDLHEAGWPLANPEDREFKVDTMPTASGSLTGTGAVDYVLWGADGLPLAVVEAKRTTKDPHVGKQQAKLYADCLERRYGRRPVIYYTSGYETWIWDDTMYVERQVQGFHTRDQLQLLVDRRSIRKPLAQQQIDNAIVERPYQHNAIRAVTQAFENQHERKALVVMATGTGKTRTVVALAKILQEANWAKRILFLADRIALVKQAANAFKTHLPGSGPVILSSGEEADSRIHVATYPTMMNLINKTEGALGKRRFGIGHYDLIVVDEAHRSVYQKYRAIFRYFDSLLVGLTATPQSEVDRNTYSLFDIEDNVPTFAYELNEAIEAGYLVPPRVVPVPLKFPYEGIRYDDLPDHEKEQWDELEWNEDGEIPEEVDAAVVNSWLFNTDTVDKALEVLITRGHKVAGGDRLGKSIIFAKNNQHADFIARRFDHNYPHFKGHFARVITYQVNYAQTLIDDFSRRDKDPHIAISVDMLDTGVDVPEAVNLVFFKMVRSKTKFWQMVGRGTRLCPDLFGPGEDKTDFFIFDLCRNAEYFNAGMPGNEGSLGKSLAESTFATRAQILRQTTDPDSASSVDYAAGVRDSLRHTVERLPHDNFLVKPARRWVDHFSDEATWTSLAEADFDALETEMARLASIGALPDTEEAKRFDYLVLQAELASLTGKPLDPFRTKIQAVAAALHDQPNVPAIAAELPLIETVLDDGEWESVAPEWLEGIRTRLRELVHLIEKRKRTVVYTAFEDALGELEEVELVGASNGYVDLARYREKAKLYLGKYQDHATIQRLRRNKQLTDLDLEELEKILLESGLGSAEDLERAAGDGLGVFVRSLVGLDREAVEEALGEFVAGTTLTAQQLDFLQVLTNHLVENGTVPPAALFDSPYNELAPAGPDVLFGEEGVVKLFGVLRTIEGHARVG; translated from the coding sequence GTGGGGGCAGTCAACAGCAACTTCAGCTTCTTGGTGCCGGAGTGGCCGGGCATCGCCCAGCACGCCCGCAAGGCCGAGCAGTTCGCCCGGATCGATCCGCGGGCATCCGTGTTCTACGGCCGCTACACCATTGAGCGAATCGTCGAGTGGCTGTACAAGGTGGAGCCCCAGCTCACACACCCCTACAAGGACGACCTCAATGCGCTGACCAGCGAGCCTGCCTTCAAGAATCTTGTGGGCGGGGCCATCGGTAGCAAGCTCACCATCATCCGCAAGGCCGGCAACAACGCGGTCCACAACACAGTCAACCCTACGGTTCAGGGTGCTGAAATCGTGCTGCGGGAACTCCACCATGTCTGCTACTGGCTCGCCCGGAACTATGCCAAGGACGGCAGCCAACTGCCGCCGTCCTTGGCGTTCGACGCCGGCCACCTAGCCCCCTCGCCTAAAGCACCAGTCAGCCAGCAGTCCCCGGAACAGCTCCAGAAGCTGGAGGCCGAGCTCAAAGGCAAGGACGAGGCCCTGGCTAAGGCTGCCAGGCAGAATGCGGATCTGGAGCAGCAGCTCAAAGAGCTGCAGGAGGCCGTCGCCGAGGCCAAGAAGCAGAACCAGGCGGTACCGGACCGCCACGACTATGACGAGGCGCTGACCCGCCGCCACCTGATCGACCTCGACCTCCATGAAGCCGGCTGGCCGCTGGCCAATCCTGAGGACCGCGAGTTCAAGGTGGACACCATGCCCACGGCATCCGGCTCCCTCACCGGCACGGGTGCCGTGGACTACGTCCTGTGGGGAGCGGACGGGCTGCCGCTCGCCGTCGTCGAAGCCAAACGGACCACGAAAGACCCCCACGTCGGCAAGCAGCAGGCGAAGCTCTACGCCGACTGCCTGGAACGCCGCTACGGCCGCCGGCCCGTCATCTACTACACCTCAGGCTACGAAACCTGGATCTGGGACGACACGATGTACGTCGAACGCCAGGTCCAGGGCTTTCACACCCGCGACCAGCTGCAGCTGCTGGTCGACCGCCGGAGCATCCGCAAACCCCTCGCGCAGCAGCAGATCGACAACGCGATCGTGGAACGCCCCTACCAGCACAACGCCATCCGCGCCGTCACCCAGGCGTTCGAGAACCAGCACGAACGCAAGGCCCTGGTAGTGATGGCGACAGGCACGGGCAAAACCCGGACCGTGGTGGCCCTCGCCAAGATCCTCCAGGAAGCCAACTGGGCCAAGCGCATCCTCTTCCTCGCGGACCGCATCGCCCTGGTGAAGCAGGCCGCGAACGCATTCAAAACGCACCTGCCGGGCTCGGGGCCGGTGATCCTCAGCTCAGGCGAAGAGGCAGACAGCCGGATCCACGTGGCCACCTATCCGACCATGATGAACCTCATCAACAAGACCGAGGGAGCGCTGGGCAAACGCCGGTTCGGGATCGGTCACTACGACCTGATCGTGGTGGACGAAGCACACCGCTCCGTCTACCAGAAGTACCGGGCGATTTTCCGGTACTTCGACTCGCTTCTCGTCGGCCTCACGGCCACGCCGCAATCCGAAGTCGACAGGAACACCTACAGCCTCTTTGACATCGAGGACAACGTTCCCACCTTCGCCTACGAACTCAATGAAGCCATCGAAGCCGGCTACCTCGTGCCGCCCCGCGTCGTTCCCGTGCCGCTGAAGTTCCCGTATGAAGGCATCAGGTACGACGACCTGCCTGACCACGAAAAAGAGCAGTGGGACGAGCTCGAATGGAATGAGGACGGCGAGATTCCCGAAGAGGTGGACGCCGCCGTCGTAAATTCCTGGCTCTTCAATACCGACACCGTGGACAAGGCGCTCGAAGTCCTGATCACCCGCGGGCACAAAGTTGCCGGCGGTGACCGCCTGGGCAAGAGCATCATCTTCGCAAAGAACAACCAGCACGCCGACTTCATCGCGCGGCGCTTCGACCACAACTATCCGCACTTCAAAGGCCACTTCGCCAGGGTAATCACCTACCAGGTGAACTATGCCCAGACCCTCATCGACGACTTCTCCCGCCGGGACAAGGATCCACACATCGCCATTTCAGTGGACATGCTGGATACAGGCGTGGATGTTCCGGAAGCCGTAAACCTGGTCTTTTTCAAGATGGTCCGGTCGAAGACAAAGTTCTGGCAGATGGTGGGTCGCGGAACGCGACTCTGCCCTGATCTCTTCGGGCCCGGCGAGGACAAGACCGACTTCTTCATCTTCGACCTCTGCCGGAACGCCGAATACTTCAACGCTGGCATGCCCGGCAATGAGGGCTCGCTGGGGAAGTCCCTTGCTGAGAGCACGTTTGCCACCCGCGCCCAGATCCTGCGCCAGACAACCGACCCGGACTCGGCTTCATCAGTCGACTACGCCGCCGGCGTCCGTGATTCATTGCGGCACACCGTCGAGCGGCTGCCGCACGACAATTTCCTGGTTAAGCCAGCCCGCCGGTGGGTGGACCACTTCTCGGATGAAGCGACCTGGACGTCGCTGGCTGAGGCCGACTTCGATGCACTGGAAACTGAGATGGCGCGCTTGGCTTCCATCGGTGCACTGCCTGACACCGAGGAAGCGAAGCGGTTCGACTACCTTGTGCTTCAGGCCGAGCTTGCCTCGCTGACTGGCAAGCCCCTCGATCCCTTCCGCACAAAGATCCAGGCGGTGGCCGCGGCGCTGCATGACCAGCCCAACGTTCCGGCCATCGCCGCGGAGCTGCCCCTGATCGAGACAGTCCTCGACGATGGCGAATGGGAATCCGTTGCTCCGGAGTGGCTGGAAGGCATCCGAACGCGCCTGCGTGAACTGGTCCACCTCATTGAAAAACGGAAGCGGACCGTGGTGTACACGGCCTTCGAGGACGCGCTGGGCGAGCTGGAGGAGGTGGAGCTCGTGGGAGCCTCAAACGGCTATGTCGACCTTGCCCGGTACCGGGAGAAGGCCAAGCTGTATCTCGGCAAGTACCAGGATCACGCAACCATCCAGCGCCTGCGGCGGAACAAGCAGCTGACCGACCTGGACCTCGAGGAACTGGAAAAGATCCTCCTGGAAAGCGGCCTCGGCTCGGCGGAAGACCTGGAACGCGCCGCCGGCGACGGACTTGGCGTTTTTGTCCGGTCCCTTGTGGGACTGGACCGGGAAGCCGTGGAGGAAGCGCTGGGGGAATTCGTGGCCGGTACCACCCTGACAGCCCAACAGCTTGATTTCCTGCAGGTTCTGACCAACCATCTCGTGGAAAACGGAACCGTTCCGCCTGCGGCGCTGTTCGATTCCCCCTACAACGAACTGGCTCCGGCAGGACCCGATGTTCTTTTCGGCGAGGAGGGCGTCGTCAAGCTCTTCGGGGTCCTGCGGACCATAGAGGGGCATGCGCGGGTGGGCTGA
- a CDS encoding helix-turn-helix domain-containing protein yields the protein MAAKTDYAVPPGSFLREWLDDNNKTQQELADAAGLSRKHISELLSGAATLSPEVAAKLSLVTGYSIKFWLNAEAVFRADLARLAFEEQLAAHAKELPPTVTSFLRKQGFIKGTLREPGRLVWEVLAFFEVGSWKALESRFAAPAAAFRQQLSHDVSWPAVATWLRVGEIESHRRSQDFPQYDAGKLRSIAAELPKLSSLDPIEYRRQVGEKLTRAGVELLYVPEVPGCRAHGATSWVGGRPRIQLSLRGRNDSQYWFSLMHEIHHVLNDRHDDLLLQGPAESKDDPREIAADTYARNSIISQRDAARLGSLRTPSDAVNFARELGIAPGLVVGRLQFDGHWKYQQGHHLFRDVVSAVG from the coding sequence ATGGCCGCCAAAACCGACTACGCCGTCCCCCCTGGCAGTTTCCTCCGCGAGTGGCTGGACGATAACAATAAGACGCAACAGGAACTCGCCGACGCAGCCGGTTTGAGTCGCAAGCACATCAGTGAGCTACTCAGCGGGGCTGCTACCCTCTCCCCAGAGGTTGCCGCCAAGCTTTCACTGGTCACCGGATATTCCATAAAGTTCTGGCTCAATGCGGAAGCAGTGTTTCGGGCGGACCTCGCACGGCTTGCATTCGAAGAGCAACTTGCCGCACATGCCAAGGAACTGCCTCCGACCGTCACCTCGTTTCTGCGCAAGCAGGGCTTCATCAAGGGCACCTTGCGCGAACCGGGTCGGTTGGTATGGGAAGTGTTGGCATTTTTTGAAGTCGGCAGTTGGAAAGCGCTCGAGTCCAGGTTCGCTGCACCCGCTGCGGCATTCAGACAGCAGCTTTCGCACGATGTGAGCTGGCCAGCGGTAGCAACTTGGTTGCGTGTTGGAGAGATCGAATCTCATCGCCGGAGCCAGGACTTTCCACAATACGATGCCGGCAAGCTGAGAAGCATCGCCGCCGAATTGCCAAAGCTAAGTAGTTTGGACCCCATCGAATACCGGCGACAGGTGGGCGAGAAACTTACCCGAGCAGGCGTCGAGCTTCTGTACGTTCCCGAGGTGCCGGGGTGCCGGGCACACGGAGCCACCAGCTGGGTAGGAGGTCGCCCACGCATCCAACTGTCACTCCGGGGCCGCAACGACTCCCAGTATTGGTTCAGTCTGATGCATGAGATTCACCACGTCCTGAATGACCGGCACGACGACCTCCTCCTTCAAGGCCCAGCCGAGTCCAAAGACGATCCCAGGGAAATTGCCGCCGATACTTATGCCCGGAACTCCATCATTTCCCAACGAGACGCCGCACGCCTTGGTTCTCTCAGGACTCCGTCGGATGCCGTCAATTTCGCAAGGGAACTAGGTATAGCCCCGGGCCTGGTAGTTGGCCGGCTTCAATTCGACGGACATTGGAAATACCAGCAAGGCCATCACCTTTTTCGGGATGTTGTGTCCGCAGTTGGGTGA
- a CDS encoding type II toxin-antitoxin system RelE/ParE family toxin has protein sequence MDVSFSSSKLEKVLTSDRELKKKYQMQWVPKIKMRLKELEIAETLEELRHGPGHWHPLTGNLAPMWAGEISGNFRMLVTPGPGGDAAEVTAVTVEDIDDYH, from the coding sequence ATGGACGTTAGTTTCTCAAGTAGCAAGCTCGAAAAAGTGCTGACTTCCGATCGTGAGTTGAAGAAGAAGTACCAGATGCAGTGGGTGCCAAAAATCAAAATGCGCCTCAAGGAACTTGAGATCGCAGAAACTCTTGAAGAACTCCGTCATGGTCCAGGCCACTGGCATCCTCTGACGGGCAATCTGGCCCCGATGTGGGCCGGTGAAATTTCAGGCAACTTTAGAATGCTCGTCACGCCGGGCCCTGGGGGTGACGCAGCAGAAGTCACAGCAGTCACCGTCGAAGATATCGATGACTACCACTAG
- a CDS encoding restriction endonuclease, translated as MSQTQPEAPATEVPIWPALIVPVLKALAAGETLHRKDLFRKAADEAGLTETAREETLNSGGLRYEQRMGWVLSHLTRANWIDRPIKGHYVITDAGRQWLQENPDGINYSQAHEIFAQYWPKAQNAESLQPAAAGPEHVEELEPVEQIEYGINRIQEEVGAALLKRLREGHPDFFEDAVVKLLLTMGYGGAEQRGRRIGGSGDGGVDGVIDQDALGLDRVYIQAKRYSADNTVGREAIQAFVGALHGVSASKGVFITTSKFSQGAKDYAANIPTRTILIDGTRLVSLMIKYRVGVQVKQSYDVVELDEDFFE; from the coding sequence ATGTCCCAAACCCAGCCCGAGGCACCCGCTACGGAAGTTCCGATCTGGCCGGCGTTGATCGTCCCCGTCCTGAAGGCGCTGGCCGCCGGCGAAACGCTCCACCGCAAAGATCTGTTCCGCAAGGCAGCTGATGAAGCCGGACTTACCGAGACGGCCAGGGAGGAGACGCTCAATTCCGGCGGACTTCGCTACGAGCAGCGGATGGGATGGGTCCTCAGCCACCTCACGAGGGCGAACTGGATCGACCGACCCATCAAAGGCCACTACGTCATCACCGATGCAGGAAGACAGTGGCTCCAAGAGAATCCTGACGGCATCAACTACAGCCAGGCGCACGAGATTTTCGCGCAGTACTGGCCCAAGGCCCAGAACGCGGAAAGCCTGCAACCGGCGGCGGCTGGGCCTGAGCATGTCGAAGAACTCGAGCCGGTGGAGCAGATCGAATATGGCATCAACCGCATCCAGGAAGAAGTGGGCGCGGCGCTGCTGAAGCGACTTCGGGAAGGCCACCCGGACTTCTTTGAGGACGCCGTCGTAAAACTGCTGCTGACCATGGGCTACGGAGGAGCGGAACAGCGGGGCCGGCGTATCGGCGGCTCCGGCGACGGCGGTGTGGACGGCGTCATCGACCAGGACGCCCTCGGCCTCGACCGTGTGTACATCCAGGCCAAGCGCTACAGTGCTGACAACACTGTGGGCAGGGAAGCCATCCAGGCTTTCGTGGGCGCCCTGCACGGCGTCTCGGCGTCCAAGGGTGTGTTCATCACGACAAGCAAATTCTCGCAGGGCGCCAAGGACTACGCGGCTAACATCCCCACCCGCACCATCCTCATCGACGGCACGCGGCTCGTTAGCCTCATGATCAAGTACCGCGTGGGGGTCCAGGTGAAGCAAAGCTACGACGTGGTGGAACTGGACGAGGACTTCTTCGAGTAA
- a CDS encoding restriction endonuclease subunit S, with translation MKSAKLGDVASFIRGVTFKPADIEEASGTNVDCMRTKNVQEELDRRDVWSLPTSMVKRDDQFLRTGDLLVSSANSWNLVGKACWIPELERPSTFGGFVSVLRPHSRVIEARYLYRWFTSDMVQTRIRSFGNQTTNISNLDLKRTAGLSVPLPPLDEQRRIAAILDKADELRAKRRQALAHLDTLTQSIFHSLFGDPTSANNKTPLSELLGAIESGQSPVCDDRPALPNEWGVLKLSAVTKQEFDDTEHKALVTGEPDRRHEVRPGDVLFSRKNTPALVAAVALVRSTRPKLLLPDLIFRLQIEDQRMLIPEYLQAVLAHPRQRSTIQGLAGGSASSMSNISKAKLMTVQIPVPSLELQQSFATRVAAVERLKEKHRQHLAQLDALFASLQHRAFNGEL, from the coding sequence GTGAAGAGCGCCAAACTGGGGGATGTTGCTTCGTTTATCCGCGGTGTCACCTTCAAGCCAGCGGATATCGAGGAAGCCTCTGGGACGAATGTCGACTGTATGCGGACGAAAAACGTCCAAGAAGAACTGGACCGGCGAGACGTATGGTCACTACCCACCTCGATGGTCAAGCGCGATGATCAGTTCCTGCGCACGGGCGATCTTCTAGTTTCAAGTGCCAATAGCTGGAATCTCGTCGGGAAAGCTTGTTGGATCCCGGAGCTGGAGCGTCCCTCAACCTTCGGCGGCTTCGTCTCTGTCCTGCGCCCCCATTCACGTGTCATTGAGGCGCGGTATCTCTACCGCTGGTTCACATCTGACATGGTGCAGACGAGGATTCGAAGCTTTGGAAACCAGACAACGAACATTTCCAACCTTGATCTGAAGCGTACCGCCGGTCTCAGCGTTCCTCTTCCGCCCCTCGACGAGCAACGGCGGATCGCGGCGATCCTGGACAAGGCCGACGAGTTACGTGCCAAGCGCCGCCAGGCACTCGCCCACCTCGACACCCTCACCCAGTCCATCTTCCACTCCTTGTTTGGCGATCCGACCAGCGCCAACAACAAGACACCTTTAAGTGAGCTCTTGGGGGCTATCGAAAGTGGCCAGAGCCCCGTGTGTGACGACCGACCGGCGCTCCCGAATGAATGGGGGGTTCTGAAGCTGAGTGCCGTCACCAAGCAGGAGTTTGACGACACCGAGCACAAGGCGCTCGTAACAGGTGAGCCTGACCGGCGGCATGAAGTGCGCCCGGGCGACGTACTGTTCAGTCGGAAAAATACTCCCGCACTAGTCGCTGCAGTCGCACTTGTACGTTCCACCCGCCCTAAGTTGCTTCTCCCGGATCTTATCTTCAGGCTTCAAATCGAAGATCAGCGGATGCTTATCCCCGAGTATCTCCAGGCTGTGCTTGCTCACCCTCGACAACGGTCCACGATTCAAGGGCTCGCGGGCGGCTCCGCTTCCTCGATGTCCAACATCTCCAAGGCCAAACTAATGACCGTGCAGATTCCCGTGCCCTCGCTCGAACTGCAGCAATCCTTCGCAACCCGAGTCGCCGCCGTCGAACGTCTAAAGGAAAAGCACCGCCAGCACCTCGCACAGCTCGACGCCCTTTTCGCTTCACTTCAGCACCGCGCCTTCAACGGAGAATTGTGA